The Lentisphaera araneosa HTCC2155 genome includes the window CCAAATATGGGCATTAAAGAGAATGCCTGTATCGACTGTCACCAACAGGATCTCAAAGATTCTCAGGATTCCCATCCAGCAAATAAATTTAATGACCCCCGTAATTTTGATATGGTCGCTAAGCTCGACGGTCGTAAATGTATCACCTGCCACAGCGAACACGTCCCTCACACTACAGGAAAAATGGGAGTCACCTTACCCGATAACTATTGCATGGAATGCCATAGCGAAATTGGCGAAGAGCGTGAGTCACATAAAGGCCTCGATTATCAGACTTGTGCCACCGCCGGCTGTCACAATTACCACGACAATCGTGCTTTGTACGAAGATTTCTTGGTCAAACACTATGGGGAAGACGATCACCTACACGCTGCCAGTGAAATCCCTCTCAATAAAAAAGTCGATAAAAGTAAAGCTCTGATTGAACACGACTCTCCCGAATTGCCAAATCCGCAAATCCTTCACGATTGGAGTTCTACGGCTCACGCGGCTGCAGGAGTCAACTGCCGTGCTTGTCATGAAAATGAAGAAGATAAAACTTGGAGCGATAAAGTCCCCTGGCAAACTTGCCAGAAATGCCACGAAGAAGAAAGTGAGTCCTTTCAACAAGGTCGCCACGGCATGCGCCTAAGTGTTGGTTTGCCTGCAATGAAAGTCGGCGATGCTCGTTTAGACATGAAAGCGACGGCCGCACACCGCGAAGTCAATTGTGTGAGTTGCCACAACGACCATAGATTCAGTTTGCGAACGGCAGCAATGGATGCCTGCCTGAAATGTCACAATGATGAACACTCACTCAATTATAAAAAATCTCCTCACTTCACTTACTGGCGCATCGACAGTGCAATGGGCGAATTTAACAAAGGCGTTTCCTGTGCCACGTGCCATATGCCACGAGTTAAAAAGCACGGCAAAGTCAAGGTTGACCACAATCA containing:
- a CDS encoding ammonia-forming cytochrome c nitrite reductase subunit c552, translated to MKIFIPIFAWLTLSTIASIFLGNELLNEELKPNFLPNDTSHGHYQIELKCDACHTPNMGIKENACIDCHQQDLKDSQDSHPANKFNDPRNFDMVAKLDGRKCITCHSEHVPHTTGKMGVTLPDNYCMECHSEIGEERESHKGLDYQTCATAGCHNYHDNRALYEDFLVKHYGEDDHLHAASEIPLNKKVDKSKALIEHDSPELPNPQILHDWSSTAHAAAGVNCRACHENEEDKTWSDKVPWQTCQKCHEEESESFQQGRHGMRLSVGLPAMKVGDARLDMKATAAHREVNCVSCHNDHRFSLRTAAMDACLKCHNDEHSLNYKKSPHFTYWRIDSAMGEFNKGVSCATCHMPRVKKHGKVKVDHNQNNNLRPNEKMIRSSCMKCHGLEFSINALADEELIQHNFNRSPQKEIPSLEWAKERE